One window from the genome of Schistocerca piceifrons isolate TAMUIC-IGC-003096 chromosome 1, iqSchPice1.1, whole genome shotgun sequence encodes:
- the LOC124801834 gene encoding uncharacterized protein LOC124801834, which produces MQTSLQFSSRGLEVACGESYGIHRGRSMEDAFDVLGHLVPEVSIKILRMLDMKSLGSASKVCKQWRALCYRDTILKRRMKRFRELQVLKKKLRRVRKKLAYIKNEIAELGNNHSLKLVFMES; this is translated from the exons ATGCAGACTTCATTGCAGTTTTCCAGTCGTGGTCTTGAGGTTGCTTG CGGCGAGTCGTACGGGATACATCGTGGACGAAGCATGGAAGACGCGTTTGACGTTCTGGGGCATTTGGTACCCGAAGTATCTATCAAAATTCTGAG GATGCTGGATATGAAATCACTTGGGTCCGCAAGCAAGGTTTGCAAACAGTGGAGGGCACTATGCTATAGGGATACTATCCTGAAGCGAAGAATGAAAAGATTTAGGGAGCTGCAAGTACTGAAGAAGAAGCTGCGGAGAGTTAGAAAAAAACTCGCGTATATTAAGAATGAAATAGCAGAATTAGGAAATAACCACAGCCTTAAACTAGTTTTTATGGAATCGTAG